A window of the Leptolyngbya subtilissima AS-A7 genome harbors these coding sequences:
- a CDS encoding HEAT repeat domain-containing protein, which produces MYDDDLSTLNPDLEFADPLDALGPVDEEQAPQFDPEAMLPLLTATDPQQRMLAARAFCEVEDRRAVGPLTTLLSDPCPLVRVSAAYALGRNPDRSAVEPIIAQLTTDWNGYVRKGLVWALGNAHDARSLLPLIEALRTDIAAVRLWAASALAQMAQVNYESVIAAIPPLIEGLRRDPVPAVRSNCAWTVGQLCRELPSNVVYHTAIDALIESFAEEDDLGVREDARTALLKVGDTRGLQTIEEIEQDGFFF; this is translated from the coding sequence ATGTATGACGACGATCTCTCCACCCTAAACCCCGACCTGGAGTTTGCTGACCCCCTCGATGCCCTGGGCCCCGTAGACGAGGAACAAGCTCCCCAGTTCGACCCCGAGGCGATGCTGCCCCTGCTAACCGCCACCGATCCGCAGCAGCGCATGCTGGCGGCGCGGGCATTTTGCGAGGTAGAAGACAGGCGGGCGGTGGGCCCCCTGACAACGCTGCTGAGCGATCCCTGCCCCCTGGTGCGGGTGAGTGCCGCCTACGCCCTGGGCCGCAACCCTGATCGCTCGGCGGTAGAGCCTATCATTGCCCAGCTGACCACCGACTGGAATGGTTACGTGCGCAAGGGCTTGGTATGGGCCCTGGGCAACGCCCACGATGCGCGATCGCTGCTGCCGCTGATCGAAGCCCTGCGCACCGATATTGCCGCCGTGCGGCTGTGGGCAGCCAGCGCCCTGGCTCAGATGGCCCAGGTCAACTACGAGTCGGTCATTGCCGCCATCCCCCCCCTGATCGAAGGGCTGCGCCGCGACCCAGTTCCGGCAGTGCGTAGCAACTGCGCTTGGACTGTAGGCCAGCTCTGCCGCGAGCTGCCCTCCAACGTGGTCTATCACACGGCGATCGATGCCCTGATCGAAAGCTTCGCCGAAGAAGATGACCTGGGTGTGCGCGAAGACGCCCGCACCGCCCTGCTCAAGGTAGGCGATACGCGCGGTCTACAAACCATCGAAGAAATCGAGCAGGATGGTTTCTTTTTTTAG